In Actinomycetota bacterium, the following are encoded in one genomic region:
- a CDS encoding isochorismatase family protein: MRTPRVAQDDVVAGGHRQCRYRPADLAAADEADGRHALGNRRSPAGIPPIWPPRRQPDRRVPPHRGPAPARRGTVARPRPDIAPHGPTSAVRSPCRAPRLAGWCSSPSAVSRQPGGAVPDLEIDPASSALVLLDLQGLTTRLPLTPRTADDVLATAGTLTTAARGKGLPVIWVRTRFADDRGDWQPVVADRPGSLPRELPAGWDEVPADLRRDTDIVVTKRQWSAFYGSDLELQLRRRGITTMITGGIATNYVVESTVRVAWELGLRVVVVTDLCTGLDATDHEFAMTRIFPQISQVAPSKDVLSALGTNAFLAGLQ, from the coding sequence CTGCGGACCCCGCGAGTTGCTCAGGACGACGTCGTAGCCGGCGGCCACCGCCAGTGCCGCTACCGTCCCGCCGATCTTGCCGCTGCCGATGAAGCCGATGGTCGCCATGCGCTGGGCAACAGGCGGTCCCCCGCTGGCATTCCGCCGATATGGCCGCCCAGGCGGCAGCCCGACCGCCGCGTGCCGCCGCACCGTGGCCCGGCCCCGGCGCGCCGGGGCACCGTGGCCCGGCCCCGGCCTGACATCGCACCACACGGCCCGACCTCGGCCGTGCGGTCGCCCTGTCGTGCACCCCGGCTGGCAGGGTGGTGCTCTTCGCCGTCAGCCGTCAGCCGTCAGCCGGGAGGCGCCGTGCCCGACCTCGAGATCGACCCAGCCAGCAGCGCGCTGGTGCTGCTGGACCTGCAGGGCCTGACCACCCGCCTGCCGCTGACCCCACGGACCGCGGACGACGTGCTGGCCACGGCCGGGACCCTGACGACGGCGGCGCGCGGCAAGGGTCTCCCGGTGATCTGGGTCCGTACCCGGTTCGCCGACGACCGCGGCGACTGGCAACCGGTGGTGGCCGACCGCCCCGGGTCACTCCCCCGCGAACTGCCCGCCGGCTGGGACGAGGTGCCCGCGGACCTGCGCCGGGACACCGACATCGTCGTCACGAAACGCCAATGGAGCGCCTTCTACGGCTCCGACCTCGAACTCCAACTCCGCCGGCGCGGCATCACCACGATGATCACCGGGGGGATCGCCACGAACTACGTGGTCGAGTCGACCGTCCGTGTGGCATGGGAACTCGGGCTGCGGGTGGTCGTCGTGACCGACCTGTGCACTGGCCTCGACGCCACCGATCACGAGTTCGCCATGACGCGGATCTTCCCGCAGATCAGCCAGGTCGCCCCCAGCAAAGATGTGCTCTCTGCCTTGGGCACCAACGCTTTCCTCGCGGGACTTCAATAG
- a CDS encoding Na+/H+ antiporter — MAVVVLAAAVLVGGLSRRYGLPAPLVLVGTGLVVTLVPAVPEVPLEPDLVLFLVLPPLLFSAALSSSYVSLRADLRPILSLSVGLVVVGCVVVGAVLHLLVPGIPLPVAFAFGAIVAPTDAVAATAVGRSLGLPRRTLTILEGESLLNDATALTLYKVAVGVAIGSAASVAQDIGIFVAASVGGVALGLLLGFFMHGVLRRIDDPLLESATALVVPFVAYSLGEELHTSGVLAVVVCGLYVAHRGYRDISFSGRLQLESMWRLIAFVLECLVFLLIGLQFQTTLAEMAEVDVGHAFALCAAMLGTVIVVRIGYVFGWAWLSRLVGRRRSQFDGPRQLTVVSWAGMRGVVSLAAAFGLPQLMADGVRLPYRELVTVLTFFVVIGTLALQGLTLPLLIRRLGLGRSDTAARRRLQAAAVETGVRAGLARLDELVARGEPAAVPDVVARLRGDAESRAATTWEMVDVDAPGLVPAAAYRSLRRDMIAAERDAVRQLRDDGTIDDDMLRDVWRDLDLEEELLSRQ; from the coding sequence CTGGCGGTCGTGGTCCTGGCCGCGGCAGTGCTGGTCGGCGGGCTGTCGCGGCGGTACGGGCTGCCCGCTCCGTTGGTGCTCGTGGGCACCGGCCTGGTCGTCACGCTGGTTCCCGCCGTACCTGAGGTGCCGCTGGAGCCGGACCTCGTCCTGTTCCTGGTGTTGCCGCCGCTGCTGTTCTCCGCGGCGCTGAGTTCCTCCTACGTCTCGCTGCGTGCCGACCTCCGCCCGATCCTGTCGCTGTCGGTGGGCCTGGTGGTGGTCGGCTGCGTCGTGGTGGGTGCGGTGCTGCACCTGCTGGTGCCCGGCATCCCATTGCCGGTGGCGTTCGCGTTCGGCGCGATCGTGGCGCCGACGGACGCGGTCGCGGCGACCGCGGTCGGGCGCAGCCTCGGCCTGCCGCGCCGTACCTTGACGATCCTGGAGGGGGAGAGCCTGCTCAACGATGCGACGGCGCTCACCTTGTACAAGGTCGCCGTCGGTGTCGCGATCGGTTCGGCCGCCTCCGTTGCCCAGGACATCGGCATCTTCGTCGCGGCCTCGGTCGGGGGAGTCGCGCTCGGACTGCTGCTGGGCTTCTTCATGCACGGTGTGCTGCGACGCATCGACGACCCGTTGCTGGAGAGCGCGACGGCGCTTGTCGTGCCGTTCGTGGCGTACAGCCTGGGCGAGGAGCTGCACACCTCCGGCGTGCTGGCCGTGGTGGTCTGCGGGTTGTACGTCGCGCATCGTGGCTACCGCGACATCTCGTTCTCCGGCCGGTTGCAGCTGGAGAGCATGTGGCGGCTCATCGCGTTCGTCCTGGAGTGCCTGGTCTTCCTGCTCATCGGACTGCAGTTCCAGACGACGCTGGCCGAGATGGCGGAGGTCGACGTCGGGCACGCCTTCGCGCTGTGTGCGGCGATGCTCGGCACCGTCATCGTGGTACGGATCGGCTACGTGTTCGGCTGGGCCTGGCTGAGCCGGCTGGTCGGGCGCCGCCGCTCGCAGTTCGACGGGCCGCGGCAGCTGACGGTGGTGTCGTGGGCCGGGATGCGCGGCGTGGTGTCGCTGGCGGCCGCGTTCGGGCTGCCGCAGCTGATGGCCGATGGTGTCCGGCTGCCCTATCGGGAGTTGGTGACCGTGCTCACTTTCTTCGTGGTCATCGGCACCTTGGCGCTGCAGGGCCTCACGCTGCCGCTGCTGATCCGCCGGCTCGGGCTCGGCCGGTCGGACACCGCCGCCCGGCGCAGGCTGCAGGCCGCAGCGGTGGAGACCGGCGTCCGGGCCGGACTGGCCCGGCTCGACGAGCTGGTCGCGCGGGGTGAGCCTGCCGCGGTTCCCGACGTGGTGGCCCGGTTGCGGGGGGACGCGGAGAGTCGTGCGGCGACGACGTGGGAGATGGTCGACGTGGACGCGCCGGGGCTGGTGCCCGCGGCCGCGTACCGGTCGTTGCGCCGCGACATGATTGCCGCAGAACGGGATGCGGTGCGGCAGTTGCGGGACGACGGCACCATCGACGACGACATGCTCCGCGACGTCTGGCGCGACCTGGACCTGGAGGAGGAGCTGCTGTCCCGGCAGTGA
- the gcvP gene encoding glycine dehydrogenase (aminomethyl-transferring), with amino-acid sequence MRDLGDDGRFVDRHIGPDDDAVAAMLARLGYDDLPALVAQAVPDTIRWPGDLALPPAGSEPVVLAELRALADRNAVRVQMIGLGYHDTVTPPVIRRGVLENPAWYTAYTPYQPEISQGRLEALLNFQTLVEDLTGLPVAGASLLDEPTAAAEAMALLRRSVRGGGSAFLVDADTHPQTIAVLRTRAEPVGIDVVVADLSAGLSADVDAFGVLLSYPGSSGVVRDLRPVVQAAHERGALVAVATDLLALTLLTPPGELGADVAVGSSQRLGVPLGFGGPHAGFMSVRAGLERSLPGRLVGVSLDADGRPAYRLALQTREQHIRREKATSNICTAQVLLAVLASSYAVYHGPAGLARIATRVHRSAAVLAAGLAGIGVRVPATGYFDTVHAGVPQQAAQVVAAADRRGVNLRLVDDSTVGISCDEVTSPDHLVAVWSAFAEVVGGSVPDVDALDASTADALPAALLRSTPYLAHPVFGTHHSETAMLRYLRRLADRDVALDRAMIPLGSCTMKLNATTEMEPVSWPGFAGIHPFVPIEQAAGYVELIGDLENWLAEVTGYDAVSVAPNAGSQGEFAGLLAIRGYLRDQGQGHRDVCLIPSSAHGTNAASAVMAGMRVVVVACLPNGDVDIADLRRQLAAHRDDVAALMVTYPSTHGVFEEDITDVCALVHDAGGQVYVDGANLNALVGLAKPGRFGADVSHLNLHKTFCIPHGGGGPGVGPVAVRAHLGPYLPSHPMRPEAGPAGRGYAEGGVGPVSGAPWGSAGILPIPWAYVRLMGAAGLTRATQVAILSANYIAHRLAEHYPMLFAGANGLVAHECIVDLRPLTKATGVTVDDVAKRLIDYGFHAPTVSFPVAGTLMIEPTESEDLAELDRFCDAMIAIREEIRQVEAGQWAVEDSPLRHAPHTAGCLAGPWQRSYSRELAAYPSPGMRDSKYWPPVRRIDGAYGDRNLVCACPPPEAFAEPAGVGSRSGSG; translated from the coding sequence CTGCGTGACCTCGGCGATGACGGCCGCTTCGTCGACCGGCACATCGGCCCCGACGACGACGCCGTCGCGGCGATGCTGGCCCGGCTGGGGTACGACGACTTGCCGGCCCTGGTCGCCCAGGCCGTACCGGACACCATCCGGTGGCCGGGCGACCTGGCGCTCCCGCCGGCCGGCAGCGAGCCGGTCGTGCTCGCCGAACTGCGCGCCCTGGCCGACCGCAACGCGGTCCGGGTGCAGATGATCGGCCTGGGTTACCACGACACGGTGACGCCGCCGGTGATCCGGCGCGGGGTGCTGGAGAACCCGGCCTGGTACACCGCGTACACGCCGTACCAGCCGGAGATCTCGCAGGGTCGGCTCGAGGCGCTGCTGAACTTCCAGACCCTCGTCGAGGACCTCACCGGACTCCCGGTCGCCGGGGCCAGCCTGCTCGACGAGCCGACCGCTGCCGCCGAGGCCATGGCGCTGCTGCGCCGGTCGGTCCGCGGCGGCGGTTCGGCGTTCCTGGTCGACGCCGACACCCACCCGCAGACGATCGCGGTGCTGCGGACCCGGGCCGAGCCGGTCGGTATCGACGTCGTCGTGGCCGACCTGAGCGCCGGCCTGTCCGCCGACGTCGATGCGTTCGGGGTGCTGCTGTCGTACCCGGGGTCGTCCGGCGTGGTGCGCGACCTGCGGCCGGTGGTGCAGGCCGCCCATGAGCGGGGCGCCCTGGTGGCCGTGGCGACCGACCTGCTGGCGCTGACCCTGCTCACCCCGCCCGGAGAGCTCGGCGCCGACGTCGCGGTGGGCTCGTCGCAGCGGCTCGGCGTACCGCTGGGCTTCGGTGGGCCGCACGCCGGGTTCATGTCGGTGCGCGCTGGACTGGAGCGGTCGCTGCCCGGCCGGCTGGTCGGGGTGAGCCTGGACGCCGACGGGCGCCCGGCGTACCGGCTGGCGCTGCAGACCCGCGAGCAGCACATCCGCCGGGAGAAGGCGACCAGCAACATCTGCACCGCGCAGGTCCTGCTGGCGGTGCTGGCCTCGTCGTACGCCGTCTACCACGGGCCTGCCGGACTGGCCCGCATCGCGACCCGGGTGCACCGCAGCGCCGCGGTCCTCGCCGCGGGCCTGGCCGGGATCGGGGTGCGCGTGCCGGCGACCGGCTACTTCGACACCGTGCACGCCGGCGTCCCGCAGCAGGCCGCGCAGGTCGTGGCGGCCGCCGACCGCCGGGGCGTAAACCTCCGCCTGGTCGACGACAGCACGGTGGGCATCAGCTGCGACGAGGTGACCTCGCCGGACCACCTCGTGGCGGTGTGGTCGGCGTTCGCCGAGGTGGTCGGCGGCAGCGTGCCCGACGTGGACGCGCTGGACGCGAGCACCGCGGACGCCCTGCCGGCGGCGCTGCTGCGCTCGACGCCGTACCTGGCCCACCCGGTGTTCGGTACGCACCACAGCGAGACGGCCATGTTGCGCTACCTGCGTCGGCTGGCGGATCGGGACGTCGCGCTCGACCGCGCCATGATCCCGCTCGGGTCGTGCACGATGAAGCTGAACGCGACCACGGAGATGGAGCCGGTGTCGTGGCCCGGCTTCGCCGGGATCCACCCGTTCGTGCCGATCGAGCAGGCCGCCGGCTACGTCGAACTCATCGGCGACCTGGAGAACTGGCTGGCCGAGGTAACCGGGTACGACGCGGTCAGCGTGGCGCCCAACGCCGGCTCGCAGGGGGAGTTCGCCGGGCTGCTGGCGATCCGCGGGTACCTGCGGGACCAGGGGCAGGGCCATCGCGACGTCTGCCTGATCCCCAGCAGTGCGCACGGCACGAACGCCGCGAGCGCGGTCATGGCCGGGATGCGCGTCGTCGTGGTCGCCTGCCTGCCCAACGGCGACGTCGATATCGCCGACCTGCGCCGGCAGTTGGCCGCCCATCGCGACGACGTGGCCGCTCTGATGGTCACCTACCCGTCCACTCATGGCGTGTTCGAGGAGGACATCACCGACGTCTGTGCCCTCGTGCACGACGCAGGCGGCCAGGTGTACGTCGACGGCGCGAACCTCAACGCCCTGGTCGGGTTGGCCAAGCCCGGCCGGTTCGGCGCGGACGTCAGCCACCTGAACCTGCACAAGACGTTCTGTATCCCGCACGGTGGCGGGGGGCCCGGCGTCGGACCGGTCGCCGTGCGCGCGCACCTCGGGCCGTACTTGCCCAGTCATCCGATGCGGCCCGAGGCGGGACCTGCCGGCCGCGGGTACGCCGAAGGAGGGGTGGGCCCGGTGAGTGGTGCCCCGTGGGGCAGCGCCGGGATCCTGCCGATCCCGTGGGCGTACGTGCGGCTGATGGGAGCCGCCGGGCTGACCCGGGCCACGCAGGTCGCCATCCTGTCGGCGAACTACATCGCGCACCGGTTGGCCGAGCACTATCCGATGCTGTTCGCCGGTGCCAACGGGCTGGTCGCCCACGAGTGCATCGTGGATCTGCGGCCGCTCACCAAGGCGACCGGAGTGACGGTGGACGACGTGGCCAAGCGCCTCATCGACTACGGCTTCCACGCTCCGACCGTGTCGTTCCCGGTGGCCGGCACCCTCATGATCGAACCCACCGAGAGCGAGGATCTGGCCGAGTTGGATCGCTTCTGCGACGCGATGATCGCGATCCGCGAGGAGATCCGGCAGGTCGAGGCCGGCCAGTGGGCGGTCGAGGACAGCCCGCTGCGGCACGCACCGCACACCGCCGGCTGCCTCGCCGGCCCGTGGCAGCGGTCGTACTCCCGCGAGCTGGCGGCGTACCCCTCGCCGGGGATGCGCGACAGCAAGTACTGGCCGCCGGTACGGCGGATCGACGGCGCGTACGGCGACCGGAACCTGGTGTGCGCCTGCCCGCCGCCGGAGGCGTTCGCCGAGCCGGCCGGGGTCGGCAGCCGCAGCGGGTCGGGCTGA
- a CDS encoding MerR family transcriptional regulator: MQDPGEGAPGIDPEAVTRAAEQGLLFPDDVVRPLPRDIGYRGPVACKAAGISYRQLDYWARTGLVEPTVRPASGSGTQRLYGFRDILVLRIVKRLIDTGVSLANIRAAVTHLEARAGDDLARMTLMSDGATIYECRSSDEVIDLVRGGQGVFGIAVGSVWREVEGTLATLPGERADGGRPEADGADELAARRARRRTG; this comes from the coding sequence ATCCAGGACCCGGGTGAAGGCGCACCCGGGATCGACCCGGAGGCGGTGACCCGGGCGGCCGAGCAGGGGCTGCTCTTTCCGGACGACGTGGTGCGGCCGCTGCCGCGCGACATCGGTTACCGCGGGCCGGTGGCCTGCAAGGCGGCGGGGATCTCGTACCGCCAGCTGGACTACTGGGCCCGCACCGGACTGGTCGAACCGACCGTCCGGCCGGCTTCGGGCTCGGGTACGCAGCGGCTGTACGGCTTCCGCGACATCCTCGTGCTGCGCATCGTCAAGCGGCTCATCGACACCGGGGTGTCGCTGGCCAACATCCGGGCCGCGGTCACCCACCTCGAGGCTCGCGCCGGCGACGACCTGGCGCGGATGACGTTGATGAGCGACGGCGCCACCATCTACGAGTGCCGCTCGTCCGACGAGGTCATCGACCTGGTTCGCGGCGGTCAGGGTGTCTTCGGCATCGCGGTGGGCAGCGTCTGGCGTGAGGTCGAAGGGACGCTGGCGACGCTACCGGGGGAGCGGGCCGACGGCGGCCGCCCCGAGGCAGACGGTGCCGACGAGCTCGCCGCGCGCCGGGCCCGCCGCCGTACCGGCTGA
- a CDS encoding bifunctional nuclease family protein produces MHQLDVVGVRVEMPNNQPIVLLREVDGERYLPIWIGAVEATAIAFAQQGVVPARPLTHDLVRDLLEALHQSLREVRITELKDAVFYALLVFDSGVEVSARPSDAIAIALRTGTPIYGADSVLSEAGIEIPDEQEDEVERFREFLDQISPDDFDTEPPTAPPAAGGPAEEGPPGS; encoded by the coding sequence GTGCATCAGCTCGACGTGGTGGGCGTCCGCGTAGAGATGCCGAACAATCAGCCGATCGTGCTCCTGCGGGAGGTCGACGGCGAGCGCTATCTGCCCATCTGGATCGGTGCGGTCGAGGCGACCGCGATCGCCTTCGCCCAGCAGGGCGTCGTCCCGGCCCGGCCGCTGACCCACGACCTCGTCCGCGACCTGCTCGAGGCGCTGCACCAGTCGTTGCGGGAAGTCCGGATCACCGAGCTGAAGGATGCGGTGTTCTATGCCCTGCTGGTCTTCGACTCCGGGGTCGAGGTGAGCGCGCGGCCCTCGGACGCGATCGCTATCGCGTTGCGGACCGGTACGCCGATCTACGGCGCCGACAGCGTGCTGTCGGAGGCCGGCATCGAGATCCCGGACGAGCAGGAGGACGAGGTCGAACGCTTCCGGGAGTTCCTCGACCAGATCTCGCCGGACGACTTCGACACCGAGCCGCCCACCGCGCCGCCGGCTGCTGGTGGACCCGCCGAAGAAGGCCCGCCCGGCAGCTGA
- a CDS encoding MerR family DNA-binding transcriptional regulator produces the protein MPTGRRDEPRVSTVDRAGGLLGIGEVLAVLQEEFADVSISKIRFLEAEGLIEPARTPSGYRKFSPGDVDRLRYVLRMQQERYLPLKVIRDQLDAMDRGQTPAELAGPSGRADGSLADVDGLPRADDFRVTAASRTRLTREQLLASSGLAEDVLAQLESYGLLAAGSGGQFDADALSVANTVAAMTGFGFEPRHLRSFRLAAEREAGLVEQVVSPLLRSRTAEQRSRADEVARELAALSVRLHAALVRVALRRELTS, from the coding sequence ATGCCGACGGGCCGACGGGATGAGCCGCGCGTGAGCACCGTCGACCGGGCCGGCGGCCTGCTGGGCATCGGGGAGGTGCTGGCCGTGCTGCAGGAGGAGTTCGCCGACGTCAGCATCTCCAAGATCCGTTTCCTCGAGGCCGAAGGCCTCATCGAGCCGGCCCGTACTCCCAGCGGCTACCGCAAGTTCAGCCCCGGTGACGTCGACCGGCTCCGGTACGTGCTGCGGATGCAGCAGGAGCGCTACCTGCCGCTGAAGGTGATCCGGGACCAACTGGACGCGATGGACCGCGGGCAGACCCCGGCGGAGCTGGCCGGCCCGTCCGGCCGGGCCGACGGGTCGCTCGCCGACGTCGACGGACTGCCACGCGCCGACGACTTCCGGGTGACCGCGGCGTCCCGGACCCGGCTGACCCGCGAGCAGCTGCTGGCGTCGTCGGGCCTGGCCGAGGACGTGCTCGCCCAGCTGGAGTCGTACGGCCTGCTGGCCGCCGGCTCCGGTGGCCAGTTCGACGCCGACGCCCTCAGCGTGGCGAACACCGTCGCGGCGATGACCGGTTTCGGGTTCGAGCCGCGTCACCTACGGTCGTTCCGGCTGGCCGCGGAGCGGGAGGCGGGCCTGGTCGAGCAGGTCGTCTCGCCGCTGCTGCGCTCGCGCACCGCCGAGCAGCGCTCTCGCGCTGACGAGGTGGCGCGGGAGCTGGCGGCGCTGTCGGTCCGGCTGCACGCGGCGCTGGTCCGCGTCGCGCTGCGCCGCGAACTGACCAGCTGA
- a CDS encoding FHA domain-containing protein encodes MARECLTCGTVAADDDRYCSNCGAVLPAPSEPESAAESTGMLGGPDSGPLSLADAAGLAVGDQAAALVVRRGPGEGTQFSLAGDLVSVGRAPDADVFLDDITVSRRHAEFRHDDLGWSVHDVGSLNGTYVNRARIEQQRLALGDEVQIGKYRFLFLEPQAPDRVRLDADGPTG; translated from the coding sequence ATGGCCCGCGAATGCCTGACCTGCGGGACGGTCGCGGCAGACGACGACCGGTACTGCAGCAATTGTGGCGCGGTCCTGCCCGCCCCGTCCGAGCCGGAATCCGCCGCGGAGAGCACCGGGATGCTCGGCGGCCCCGACTCGGGGCCGTTGTCGCTGGCCGACGCCGCGGGGCTGGCGGTCGGTGACCAGGCCGCGGCGCTCGTCGTACGCCGGGGGCCCGGCGAAGGCACGCAGTTCTCGCTGGCCGGCGACCTGGTCTCGGTGGGCCGCGCGCCGGACGCCGACGTCTTCCTCGACGACATCACCGTCAGCCGTCGGCACGCCGAGTTCCGGCACGACGACCTGGGCTGGTCGGTGCACGACGTCGGCAGCCTCAACGGCACCTACGTGAACCGGGCGCGGATCGAGCAGCAGCGGCTGGCGCTGGGCGACGAGGTGCAGATCGGCAAGTACCGCTTCCTGTTCCTCGAGCCGCAGGCCCCGGATCGGGTCCGGCTCGATGCCGACGGGCCGACGGGATGA
- the gcvH gene encoding glycine cleavage system protein GcvH, which produces MTETAVPDDLRYTTEHEWVAVGAAGTVRFGITDHAQSALGDVVFVTLPTVGTTVQAGEPCGEVESTKSVSDIYAPVTGTVLACNPVLDAAPETVNADPYGAGWMVELAVDDVAVVDELLDALSYRLSIGEG; this is translated from the coding sequence ATGACCGAGACGGCCGTACCGGATGACCTGCGCTACACCACCGAGCACGAATGGGTCGCCGTCGGCGCCGCCGGGACGGTGCGATTCGGGATCACCGACCATGCGCAGAGCGCGCTGGGCGACGTCGTCTTCGTGACGCTTCCGACGGTGGGGACCACGGTCCAGGCCGGCGAGCCGTGCGGCGAGGTGGAGTCCACCAAGAGCGTCAGCGACATCTACGCACCGGTGACCGGGACGGTGCTCGCGTGCAACCCGGTGCTGGACGCGGCGCCCGAGACCGTCAACGCCGATCCGTACGGCGCCGGCTGGATGGTCGAACTCGCAGTGGACGACGTCGCGGTCGTCGACGAGTTGCTCGACGCCCTGTCGTACCGGTTGAGCATCGGCGAAGGCTGA
- a CDS encoding mannose-1-phosphate guanyltransferase, whose translation MRAVVMAGGEGTRLRPLTTGTPKPLLPVVGRPIMEHVLLLLRQHGLAETVVTVQYLASLIRTYFGDGSELGVNLTYATEDRPLGTAGSIRNAERALRSDTFLVISGDALTDVDLTELVAVHRERGSLVTVGLTRRTDPVDFGLVALAEDGRVERFLEKPGWGQVFTDTVNAGIYVMEPEVLDHVPLDVASDWSHDVLPALIAAGAPVNGHVLGGYWEDVGTLQAYLAVQADVLGGLVQAQVQGFEVAPRVFVAEGAEVDPDAAVSGPAYIGPYAKVEAGVEVDEHAVIGTNVVVRSGARIARSVLHDNVFVGSGADLRGCVVGRSSDVMRGVRVHAGAVIGDHCTLGEEAIVSDGVRVYPGKAVDAGAVVNDSVIWESRGHGQLVGPRGVSGIVNVEITPETAVRLASAFATSLPKGATVTVARDHSRPARAFARTIAGALTAAAVEVRDLRTMPLPIARADTAQLAAGGILISTTPGSPESLDIVLLDERGADLGAAAAHRVERLLSRQELRRPFPGEIGDITTPRRVVDDYAADVLRCVDTSGIAEAGLKVVVDVAGGTASLVLPTLLARVGVDVLTVNGRLDESAPTPTEAARAVALERLGALVASSRAHFGIRIDATGERMSVVDDQGAVVDDERALLVLLDLVAAEQPGGLVALPVTTTRVAEQVTRFHHVDVRWTATTEADLARVVAAEPGLVFGGDGRGGYVVPAMGPHVDALAMFVRLLGLLARTRLPLSAVDARIPRAHVRRATVATPWARRGQAMRSVTEAGADRQIDLTDGVRVVEPDGSWALVLPDPAEAVIRLWAEAGDGPAAQDLLAGWVAIVERAGRS comes from the coding sequence GTGCGCGCGGTGGTGATGGCCGGGGGAGAGGGCACCCGGCTGCGCCCGTTGACCACCGGCACCCCCAAGCCGCTGCTGCCGGTCGTCGGCCGGCCGATCATGGAACACGTGCTGCTGTTGCTGCGGCAGCACGGGCTCGCCGAGACGGTGGTCACCGTCCAGTACCTGGCCTCGCTGATCCGCACGTATTTCGGCGACGGCAGTGAACTCGGCGTCAACCTGACGTACGCCACGGAGGACCGGCCGCTCGGGACCGCCGGCAGCATCCGCAACGCCGAACGCGCGTTGCGATCGGACACCTTCCTGGTGATCTCCGGGGACGCGCTCACCGACGTCGACCTCACCGAACTCGTCGCGGTGCACCGCGAGCGCGGGTCGCTCGTCACGGTCGGGCTGACCCGGCGGACTGACCCGGTCGACTTCGGGTTGGTGGCCCTCGCCGAGGACGGCCGGGTGGAACGGTTCCTGGAGAAGCCGGGCTGGGGTCAGGTCTTCACCGACACCGTCAACGCCGGCATCTACGTCATGGAGCCCGAGGTCCTCGACCACGTGCCGCTCGACGTCGCCTCCGACTGGTCGCACGACGTCCTGCCCGCCCTGATCGCCGCCGGGGCGCCGGTGAACGGCCACGTGCTGGGTGGCTACTGGGAGGACGTCGGCACGCTGCAGGCCTACCTCGCGGTGCAGGCCGACGTGCTCGGCGGGCTGGTGCAGGCGCAGGTCCAGGGGTTCGAGGTCGCACCGCGGGTCTTCGTGGCCGAAGGCGCCGAGGTCGACCCCGACGCCGCGGTCAGCGGACCGGCGTACATCGGCCCCTACGCCAAGGTCGAGGCCGGCGTCGAGGTCGACGAGCACGCGGTCATCGGGACCAACGTCGTGGTCCGGTCCGGCGCGCGGATCGCCCGGTCCGTGCTGCACGACAACGTCTTCGTCGGTTCCGGTGCCGACCTGCGCGGCTGCGTGGTGGGACGGTCCAGCGACGTGATGCGCGGCGTACGAGTGCACGCCGGGGCGGTGATCGGCGACCACTGCACGCTGGGGGAGGAGGCGATCGTCTCCGACGGCGTACGGGTGTACCCGGGCAAGGCAGTCGACGCGGGCGCCGTCGTCAACGACTCGGTGATCTGGGAGTCGCGTGGGCACGGCCAGCTCGTCGGTCCCCGCGGAGTCTCCGGGATCGTCAACGTGGAGATCACCCCGGAGACCGCCGTACGACTGGCCTCGGCGTTCGCGACGAGCCTGCCGAAGGGCGCCACGGTCACGGTCGCGCGAGACCACTCCCGGCCGGCGCGAGCGTTCGCGCGCACCATCGCCGGCGCGCTGACCGCTGCCGCGGTCGAGGTCCGTGACCTGCGGACGATGCCGCTGCCGATCGCCCGGGCGGATACCGCCCAGCTCGCCGCCGGCGGCATCCTCATCAGTACGACGCCCGGTTCGCCGGAGAGCCTGGACATCGTGCTGCTCGACGAACGCGGTGCCGACCTGGGCGCCGCCGCCGCCCACCGCGTCGAACGGCTGCTGTCCCGGCAGGAGTTGCGGCGCCCCTTCCCGGGCGAGATCGGCGACATTACGACGCCGCGCCGGGTGGTGGACGACTACGCCGCGGACGTCCTGCGCTGCGTCGACACGTCGGGGATCGCCGAGGCCGGGCTCAAGGTCGTCGTCGACGTCGCCGGAGGCACGGCGTCGCTGGTCCTGCCGACGTTGCTGGCCCGGGTCGGCGTCGACGTGCTGACGGTCAACGGCCGGCTGGACGAGTCCGCGCCGACGCCGACCGAGGCCGCGCGGGCGGTGGCACTTGAGCGACTGGGCGCGCTCGTGGCGTCCTCGCGCGCCCACTTCGGGATCCGCATCGACGCCACCGGGGAGCGGATGTCGGTCGTGGACGACCAGGGCGCCGTGGTCGACGACGAGCGCGCGCTGCTCGTCCTGCTCGACCTGGTCGCCGCCGAGCAGCCCGGCGGGCTGGTCGCCCTTCCGGTGACGACCACGCGGGTCGCCGAGCAGGTCACCCGCTTCCATCACGTGGACGTCCGGTGGACCGCGACCACCGAGGCCGACCTCGCCCGGGTCGTGGCAGCCGAGCCCGGCCTGGTGTTCGGCGGCGACGGCCGGGGCGGCTACGTCGTTCCTGCGATGGGGCCGCACGTGGATGCGCTGGCCATGTTCGTCCGGCTCCTCGGCCTGCTGGCCCGGACCCGGCTGCCGCTCAGCGCGGTCGACGCCCGGATCCCGCGGGCGCACGTCCGGCGGGCCACGGTCGCCACCCCGTGGGCACGACGTGGCCAGGCGATGCGGTCGGTGACCGAAGCGGGGGCCGACCGCCAGATCGACCTGACCGACGGCGTGCGCGTGGTCGAACCGGACGGCAGCTGGGCGCTGGTGCTGCCCGATCCCGCCGAGGCCGTGATCCGGCTGTGGGCCGAAGCCGGCGACGGGCCGGCCGCGCAGGACCTGCTGGCCGGCTGGGTCGCGATCGTGGAGCGCGCGGGCCGGTCATGA